A DNA window from Loxodonta africana isolate mLoxAfr1 chromosome 7, mLoxAfr1.hap2, whole genome shotgun sequence contains the following coding sequences:
- the OTUB1 gene encoding ubiquitin thioesterase OTUB1, with the protein MAAEEPQQQKQEPLGSDSEGVNCLAYDEAIMAQQDRIQQEIAVQNPLVSERLELSVLYKEYAEDDNIYQQKIKDLHKKYSYIRKTRPDGNCFYRAFGFSHLEALLDDSKELQRFKAVSAKSKEDLVSQGFTEFTIEDFHNTFMDLIEQVEKQTSVADLLASFNDQSTSDYLVVYLRLLTSGYLQRESKFFEHFIEGGRTVKEFCQQEVEPMCKESDHIHIIALAQALSVSIQVEYMDRGEGGTTNPHVFPEGSEPKVYLLYRPGHYDILYK; encoded by the exons ATGGCGGCGGAGGAACCTCAGCAGCAGAAGCAGGAGCCGCTGGGCAGCGACTCCGAAG GTGTTAACTGTCTGGCCTATGATGAAGCCATCATGGCTCAGCAGGACCGCATTCAGCAGGAG ATTGCTGTGCAGAACCCTCTGGTCTCGGAGCGGCTGGAGCTCTCGGTCCTGTACAAGGAGTATGCTGAGGATGACAACATCTATCAACAGAAGATTAAG GACCTCCACAAAAAGTACTCGTACATCCGGAAGACCAGGCCTGACGGGAACTGCTTCTATCGAGCTTTTGGATTCTCCCACTTGGAGGCGCTGCTGGATGACAGCAAGGAATTGCAGCG GTTCAAGGCTGTGTCTGCCAAGAGCAAAGAGGACCTGGTGTCCCAGGGCTTCACCGAGTTCACAATTGAGGATTTCCACAACACG TTCATGGACCTGATCGAGCAGGTGGAGAAGCAGACCTCAGTTGCCGACCTGCTGGCCTCCTTCAACGACCAGAGCACCTCGGACTACCTGGTGGTCTACCTGCGGCTGCTCACCTCAGGTTACCTGCAACGCGAGAGCAAGTTCTTCGAGCACTTCATCGAAGGGGGGCGGACCGTCAAGGAGTTCTGCCAGCAG GAGGTGGAGCCCATGTGCAAGGAGAGCGACCACATTCACATCATCGCACTGGCCCAGGCCCTCAGCGTCTCCATCCAGGTGGAGTACATGGACCGCGGCGAGGGCGGCACCACCAACCCGCACGTCTTCCCCGAGGGCTCAGAGCCCAAGGTCTACCTGCTTTACCGGCCCGGACACTACGACATCCTCTACAAGTAG